The Candidatus Zixiibacteriota bacterium genome contains the following window.
CAGATCCGGAGCCGCCATAATAGGTGCAGTACTTCAGACCTATAGAAAGGCTAATGGGAAATTGTGTAGATGTGAATTGTGCGATAAAGGCGTCGTTCAACCCGGCATTGGTGGTTTGTGAGGCATTGAATACGGGCAAATTCAGCGAATTCGTAGCTCCTGTGATCCAAACGCTGAATGCACCAGTCGAACACGGCGGATTGCATCGTACTTCTACATCCGTACCGTAGTCACTACTGTTTCCACCAAAAAATGTACTGTACAGGAGCGAGTCTCCAGTTGAGCTTAGCCCGGTAAGTACCGCGTCAATATTTCCAAAATAAGCGAAATGGGGAAATGTCGTCGGATAGTCCGCCGAATAGGTATAGCCTGTTAAAAAGATACCGATGCCTGACTCAGCCCCAATTGAAATAGCCGTAAAGTAGTCGGCGGATTCTCCTCCAAGATAAGTACTAAATAGGAGAGAATTCCCTGTTGCATTAAATTTGGTAACAAAGCAATCAAACGTTGAGAGACTATTAATGGTATTGTCGTAAGCGAACACGACTGGAAAATCAGCCGAACCCGTAGACCCACAGATATAGGCCTGCCCCGAGCTGTTAATGGCAATGTCCGTTGACCTGTCACTACCACTACCGCCGAGATAGGTACTGTATGTTAGCACCGGGTCGATGACGACGGCGAGGGCGGGGTTGTATTCTTTAGCAAGTTTGAAGCCGAATGAATTGTCATCACAGAGATAATACTCGCCGGTCAGTTGTTTCTTCTCGCCAGCTACGATCTGATAGACATACGGGGTTCGTTCGGTCACAGTATTCCATTTGGTTTGGACTTCCAGTTCACCAGTCTCATTGACACAAAGTGACTCGCATCCTCCGTATTTTATCCTTATCTGACTTACATCAGCAAAGGGCGCAACGATAAAGTCGTATTCCATTTGACGGCCATTGCCGTAGTATTTCAGATCAATGCCGGGGTATATCTCTTTGTATGTGATGCTTGAGAAGTTAGGGACATTAATCCGCCATTTGGTGGAGTCATTACCAAGGAAGTAATTGCATTTGTATTCCATGAGGCCGTCGGATACCACTTCGGGAAATGGATTGGCTCCTTCAAAGAGAGAGGAGATGAGGAGGCATTCGGATTTCATATTCTCGTTTCGATTCCGAGGATCGAAGACGTCAGGATCACGGTCCGCCCCACCACAGCGGGCAGGCGCGGCGGACTGACCTACTTGAGACAAGACGTCAACACTGTCGTTCCTCAGAAGTCACTCCTCGCAACGACGTACTGCGGAATGACTGCTTAAATCTTGTACCACACTGCTTGCGGTGTGATCTTTATCTTGGCGAATATCGGACGTCAGGATCACAAGGATCACTGACCTACCAAATATCAGAGAAGATGGATTCTCCGCCGCGGCGGGCTGCTCCGCACCAAGGGACTGTCGCTCAGAGACGCCCGACACCACAGATGCGGTTCTTCGCTTTCGTAAACGGGTTGCATAGCCGCCTTGTTTGGTGTATGGTATAACAAGTATGAAAATTGCACTTACCGGCGCATCGGGAATGATTGGCGGCCATCTGATTCCATTGTTAAAATCCGATGGTCATACTACTATGCGTCTCGTTCGGCATTCCGAAAACAGCGGGCAGGATACAATCCAATGGGACATCGAAAAAAAGAAGTTGAACCCAGCTGACCTTGAGGGTGTCGATGCCATTATCCACCTTGCTGGAGAAAACATCGCCGCGAAACGGTGGATGGCGACAGTGAAAGAGAAGATCAAA
Protein-coding sequences here:
- a CDS encoding SBBP repeat-containing protein, with amino-acid sequence MKSECLLISSLFEGANPFPEVVSDGLMEYKCNYFLGNDSTKWRINVPNFSSITYKEIYPGIDLKYYGNGRQMEYDFIVAPFADVSQIRIKYGGCESLCVNETGELEVQTKWNTVTERTPYVYQIVAGEKKQLTGEYYLCDDNSFGFKLAKEYNPALAVVIDPVLTYSTYLGGSGSDRSTDIAINSSGQAYICGSTGSADFPVVFAYDNTINSLSTFDCFVTKFNATGNSLLFSTYLGGESADYFTAISIGAESGIGIFLTGYTYSADYPTTFPHFAYFGNIDAVLTGLSSTGDSLLYSTFFGGNSSDYGTDVEVRCNPPCSTGAFSVWITGATNSLNLPVFNASQTTNAGLNDAFIAQFTSTQFPISLSIGLKYCTYYGGSGSEGGRSLGISPTIPYKPYISGSTQSSGLPAMNGYDLSFGGSEDIFITMFDVAGNGQIYPSASTYFGGSGSDNSTSLAILSSGAVCVTGYTNSPGIATPGAFDENSNGFYDVFVAKFSSNLVSLNFCTYLGDAGEDYSGTSASALTADGQGNLYVTGFTSSSNFPTVNPYDATLSGTLDAFISKLSSNGSSLLSSTYLGGTINDYGVAIALDNSGCTYTLGGTYSTNFPLMNPFDGSYGGGNEDVFLTKMCLSCCVGTTGNVDCDLANVADISDLTALIDNLFISLAPLCCSSEANTDGDLGGAVDISDLTALIDHLFISLAPTAPCQ